The Cyclobacteriaceae bacterium DNA segment TACGCGAAAACCGTGAAGAATTGGGCATTTAATGCCGAATTAATAACAAATTAATTTTACCGATTAGCCTCAATCGGCTACATTTGCTTCATTAAAAACCGATATCATTATGTTTGAACAATATGTAGGAAGTGGCGCCAACCTGTTTATCACCATTGTAGCCGTGATTATTGGCTTTGCTGCAGCTATCGGCTACGTAGATTTCCAAAAAACCAAGAAACAAGAAAATAAGGATTAAGCCGGTAACACCCGCTTAACACATCACAACCATTAGCAGGTTTACCCGTTGATGGTTTTTTTATGCCCGGATTTTTGAGATTTACCTACCGGAAGAAGTACCGGTTGTGTAGGGCGACTTATACTTGAGTTGCCAATCGGTCCAGGATATTTTTTTAAAGTGATCCTCTCCAATAAACTGAATGATCTTATGAAACTCTTCCGGTTTCTGATACCCGGGTAAAGGCTGAATGATCCGAAAGTCTTCATCCAGAAAAACAACCGTGGGATAGCTTAACTTATTATTTAGTAAAGAAGCAGCCAGTTGATGATATCCGTTTCTACCCGACTCCACAAACTTGAAGGTATGCCCTGCATACAC contains these protein-coding regions:
- a CDS encoding DUF255 domain-containing protein; amino-acid sequence: MRIFFNILLFLVLLVTTSFRLPKEESPVKWLTFEQAVEKAKVEKRKIFIDVYTDWCGWCKVMDKNTFSEPRIAKILNENFYPVKLDAEQREDIVYAGHTFKFVESGRNGYHQLAASLLNNKLSYPTVVFLDEDFRIIQPLPGYQKPEEFHKIIQFIGEDHFKKISWTDWQLKYKSPYTTGTSSGR